A window of Clostridium sp. 'White wine YQ' contains these coding sequences:
- a CDS encoding chemotaxis protein CheA, which yields MDTSQYLSMFLEESFDNLQILNESLLELEQNPQDMDKLNEIFRVAHTIKGMAATMGFTNVAELTHKMEDVLSKFREGVLEVTKNEVTVLFDCLDTLEKMVNNIQDGIEEQVDITSIIKDLESIGKEQSQTELDEVSVDAKEEDKDIEDFLEINQYDLSVIKQAQEKGYNPLNIVIKLSEATLLKSARAFLIVKDLEERGEIIKSYPATDDIESENFDFTLKFILLTQDSREDVHNLILGISEIEDVKCEEVNVEIKQEKAEEPKLVEKAPEKIQEKVQEKAPLGNVQPKKEIAKNTTQKENKKTHQSVRVDLERLDKLMNMVSELVINRTRLEQISLKYKSLELNETLEQVARTTTDLQDLVMKIRMLPLDVVFNRFPRMIRDISVELNKEINFVVEGAETELDRTVIDEIGEPLIHLLRNAADHGVESKEERIAKGKNPVGTVRLVAYQEGTKAVIKVEDDGAGIDPAKIKAKAERVGINTEGMNEDDIKNLIFAQGFSTNEVVTDISGRGVGMDVVKTKISALGGTVEVVSEIGKGSAFIIKLPLTLQIIQALLVKVGSETFAISLGFIDRVIDYKKDNVKQTNGKEVIIYRDEVIPLVRVNEKLHIDSQEEGKKFVIIVKVGGKTVGLQVDSLAGQQEVVIKPLGKSLESLKEYIGATILGDGLVTLILDVAALLQLG from the coding sequence ATGGATACATCACAATATTTATCAATGTTTTTAGAGGAATCCTTTGATAACCTTCAGATATTAAATGAATCATTACTAGAGCTTGAGCAAAACCCTCAAGATATGGACAAGCTAAACGAAATATTTAGAGTTGCTCATACAATAAAGGGAATGGCTGCTACAATGGGATTTACAAATGTTGCTGAGTTAACTCACAAAATGGAGGATGTACTTTCAAAATTTAGAGAAGGTGTCCTTGAAGTTACAAAAAATGAAGTGACTGTATTATTCGATTGTTTAGATACTCTAGAAAAAATGGTCAATAATATCCAAGATGGTATTGAAGAACAAGTAGATATTACTTCAATTATTAAGGATTTAGAATCTATAGGTAAAGAGCAATCACAAACCGAATTAGATGAAGTAAGTGTAGATGCTAAAGAAGAGGATAAGGATATAGAAGATTTTCTTGAGATAAATCAATATGATTTATCTGTAATTAAGCAAGCTCAAGAAAAAGGCTACAATCCACTTAATATTGTAATTAAACTAAGTGAAGCTACTTTGCTTAAATCTGCAAGAGCATTTTTAATTGTTAAGGACTTAGAAGAACGTGGAGAAATAATAAAATCATATCCCGCAACAGATGATATTGAATCAGAAAACTTTGATTTTACTCTTAAGTTTATTCTTTTAACTCAAGACTCTAGAGAAGATGTCCATAATTTAATACTTGGAATATCTGAAATTGAAGATGTAAAATGCGAAGAAGTAAATGTAGAAATTAAGCAAGAAAAAGCAGAAGAGCCAAAACTAGTGGAAAAGGCTCCAGAAAAGATTCAAGAAAAAGTTCAAGAAAAAGCTCCATTAGGAAATGTACAGCCTAAAAAGGAAATAGCTAAAAATACAACTCAGAAAGAAAATAAGAAGACTCACCAATCAGTTAGAGTTGACTTAGAAAGATTAGATAAACTTATGAATATGGTATCTGAGTTAGTTATTAATAGAACAAGATTAGAACAAATAAGTTTAAAATATAAATCTTTAGAATTAAATGAAACACTTGAACAAGTAGCTAGAACAACAACAGACCTACAAGACTTGGTTATGAAAATAAGAATGTTACCATTAGATGTAGTATTCAATAGATTCCCAAGAATGATTAGAGATATTTCTGTGGAATTAAACAAGGAAATAAATTTTGTTGTTGAAGGAGCAGAAACAGAACTTGATAGAACTGTAATTGATGAAATTGGAGAACCGTTAATTCACTTATTAAGAAATGCTGCAGACCATGGAGTTGAAAGCAAGGAAGAAAGAATTGCAAAAGGTAAAAATCCAGTTGGTACAGTAAGACTAGTTGCATATCAAGAAGGAACTAAAGCAGTAATCAAAGTAGAAGATGATGGTGCTGGAATAGATCCTGCTAAGATTAAAGCTAAAGCTGAACGTGTTGGTATTAATACTGAAGGCATGAACGAGGATGATATTAAAAACCTAATATTTGCACAAGGTTTCTCTACAAATGAAGTTGTTACAGACATTTCTGGTAGAGGAGTAGGAATGGATGTTGTTAAAACAAAAATTTCTGCATTAGGTGGAACTGTTGAAGTAGTTTCAGAAATAGGCAAAGGTTCTGCATTTATAATTAAATTACCATTAACACTTCAAATTATACAAGCTTTACTAGTAAAAGTAGGTAGCGAAACTTTTGCAATATCATTAGGATTTATTGACAGAGTAATAGATTATAAAAAAGATAATGTTAAGCAAACTAATGGTAAAGAAGTTATTATATACAGAGATGAAGTTATACCTTTAGTAAGGGTTAATGAAAAACTTCATATTGACAGCCAAGAAGAAGGTAAGAAGTTTGTTATAATAGTAAAAGTTGGAGGAAAAACTGTTGGACTACAAGTTGATTCATTAGCAGGGCAACAAGAAGTTGTTATCAAGCCTTTAGGTAAGAGTTTAGAATCCTTAAAAGAGTATATTGGAGCTACTATACTTGGAGACGGTTTAGTGACTTTAATACTTGATGTAGCTGCATTATTACAGCTAGGTTAG
- a CDS encoding CheR family methyltransferase: protein MDFLEFEKWVYKEMGINLSAYKPNQLHRRIESLMSRVGVKNLQDYKVLLTKDKEQKQRFLDFITINVTEFFRNPEMFSQLEDLLKKEFVKNPSLKVWSAACSIGCEPYSLGIMMENIGYKGKLTILASDIDQTILSKAQLGQYTENEIKNVNSTNLDKYFSKVNDKYFIKDEIKKKITFQKQDLILDNYDSSFDIIVCRNVVIYFNNDTKDKIYEKFSRSLKKGGLLFVGATETIYDYKKYGFEKASTFIYRKL, encoded by the coding sequence ATGGATTTTTTGGAATTTGAAAAATGGGTTTATAAAGAAATGGGAATTAATTTATCGGCTTATAAACCTAATCAGCTTCATAGAAGAATTGAAAGCTTAATGAGCAGGGTTGGTGTTAAAAATTTACAAGATTATAAAGTTCTTTTAACAAAAGATAAAGAACAAAAACAAAGGTTTTTAGATTTTATAACAATTAATGTTACAGAATTTTTTAGAAATCCAGAAATGTTTAGTCAATTAGAAGATTTGCTTAAAAAAGAATTTGTAAAAAATCCATCATTAAAAGTGTGGAGTGCTGCGTGCTCTATAGGTTGTGAACCTTATTCATTGGGTATTATGATGGAAAACATTGGGTACAAGGGTAAGCTAACCATACTAGCATCTGATATAGATCAGACTATTTTAAGTAAAGCACAATTAGGTCAATATACAGAAAATGAAATAAAGAATGTAAATTCTACAAATTTAGATAAATATTTTTCAAAAGTTAACGATAAATATTTTATAAAGGATGAAATCAAGAAAAAAATCACATTCCAAAAGCAAGATTTGATTTTGGACAACTATGATAGTAGTTTTGACATTATAGTTTGTAGAAATGTTGTTATTTATTTTAATAATGACACAAAAGACAAAATATATGAAAAGTTTTCAAGATCTTTAAAAAAAGGCGGATTACTTTTCGTAGGAGCCACTGAGACCATATATGACTATAAAAAGTATGGTTTCGAAAAAGCATCAACATTCATATATAGGAAATTATAA
- a CDS encoding protein-glutamate methylesterase/protein-glutamine glutaminase yields MDKIKILVVDDSALMRKFVSDLINQEDDMEAIATARNGKELLSKLIDLKPDVITLDVEMPEMDGIATLKELKASRINIPVIMLSSLTASGSRLTMDCLKLGAFDFVQKPSGSISLDIKKVAKDLTEKIRNTRFYNKNRRITSPMKLPEVAVDIVGKGKKIEGKIKAVVIGASTGGPKALNNVLPFLPKNLDVPVFVVQHMPKGFTKAFAERLNETSDMHVVEAEHGMIIENNTIYIAKAGYHMEVGADKRIYLNEEPSIWGVRPAVDKLFLSSSKVYGKNLLSVILTGMGKDGAQGTAAVKDAGGITISEDERTCTIYGMPKAAYETGKVDLVLPLNEIKNTIVKIIKENL; encoded by the coding sequence TTGGATAAGATTAAGATTTTAGTAGTAGATGATTCAGCTCTTATGAGAAAATTTGTTTCAGATTTAATAAATCAAGAAGATGATATGGAGGCAATTGCAACAGCTAGAAATGGTAAGGAATTATTAAGTAAATTAATTGATCTCAAGCCAGATGTAATAACACTAGATGTTGAAATGCCAGAAATGGATGGCATAGCCACTTTGAAAGAATTAAAAGCAAGTAGAATAAACATACCAGTTATAATGTTAAGCAGCCTAACAGCATCAGGCTCTAGACTTACAATGGACTGCTTAAAACTAGGTGCATTTGATTTTGTACAAAAACCATCAGGATCTATTTCATTAGATATAAAAAAAGTGGCAAAGGATTTAACTGAGAAAATAAGAAATACTAGGTTTTATAATAAAAATAGAAGGATTACTTCGCCGATGAAATTACCAGAAGTTGCAGTAGATATCGTAGGCAAAGGGAAAAAGATAGAAGGAAAAATTAAAGCTGTGGTGATAGGTGCATCCACAGGTGGGCCTAAAGCATTAAATAATGTACTTCCGTTTTTACCTAAAAATTTAGATGTTCCAGTATTTGTTGTACAACATATGCCTAAAGGATTTACAAAGGCATTTGCTGAAAGATTAAATGAAACCTCTGACATGCATGTTGTTGAGGCAGAGCACGGGATGATAATTGAAAATAATACGATTTATATTGCAAAAGCAGGATATCATATGGAAGTTGGGGCAGATAAAAGGATTTACTTAAATGAAGAACCATCGATTTGGGGTGTGAGACCAGCAGTAGATAAATTATTTCTATCTTCGTCAAAAGTTTATGGTAAGAATTTATTATCAGTAATACTTACCGGTATGGGAAAAGATGGAGCTCAAGGAACAGCGGCGGTTAAAGATGCTGGAGGAATCACTATTTCTGAGGATGAAAGAACATGTACAATTTATGGAATGCCTAAGGCTGCTTATGAAACTGGAAAAGTAGATTTAGTATTACCTTTAAATGAAATAAAAAATACAATAGTTAAAATTATAAAGGAGAACTTATAG
- a CDS encoding chemotaxis protein CheD, protein MQDNDIKVGIADLNTVYSPGKIMTIGLGSCVGIGLYDRTKGIAGLAHIMLPDSTSFKNVTNEYKFADLAIPILIEKMIGLGCSKRNLTAKIAGGASMFNFSDKSMVNDIGKRNVEAVKKSLDEQKIPILASDVGGNKGRTMILFAENGLVNVKTIGQETKDL, encoded by the coding sequence ATGCAAGACAATGATATAAAAGTTGGCATAGCAGATTTGAATACGGTATACTCTCCTGGGAAAATAATGACTATTGGATTAGGATCATGTGTTGGGATAGGACTTTATGATAGAACAAAGGGTATAGCAGGTTTAGCACATATAATGTTACCAGATAGTACAAGCTTTAAAAATGTAACTAATGAATATAAGTTTGCAGATCTGGCAATACCAATACTAATAGAAAAAATGATTGGTCTTGGGTGTTCCAAAAGAAATTTAACAGCTAAAATTGCCGGTGGAGCATCTATGTTTAATTTTTCAGATAAAAGTATGGTAAATGACATAGGAAAAAGAAATGTTGAAGCAGTTAAGAAAAGCTTAGATGAACAAAAGATACCTATTTTAGCCTCTGATGTAGGTGGTAATAAAGGAAGAACTATGATTCTGTTCGCGGAAAATGGGTTAGTAAATGTCAAGACGATTGGGCAAGAAACTAAAGATTTATAA
- a CDS encoding chemotaxis protein CheW produces MSSSEMKVLIFSLNQESYAVNIMEVERILGYEVPTLIPDVPNFIQGVINYETGILPIIDLKKKFSLVDAETHDKEKVSKIIVTNNSENKFGILVDNVYEVKDIKTTAIEKNQAVSSGVSGSYIEGLIKLDNKIVILLDLSRVLTEEESESIF; encoded by the coding sequence ATGTCTTCTAGCGAAATGAAAGTACTAATTTTTAGTTTGAACCAAGAAAGTTATGCAGTAAATATAATGGAAGTTGAAAGAATATTAGGTTACGAGGTTCCAACCTTAATTCCAGATGTTCCTAATTTTATTCAAGGAGTAATAAATTACGAAACTGGAATACTTCCAATTATAGATCTTAAAAAGAAATTTTCTTTGGTAGATGCAGAAACACACGATAAAGAAAAAGTTTCAAAAATTATAGTTACCAATAATAGTGAAAATAAGTTTGGAATCTTAGTTGATAATGTATATGAGGTTAAGGACATAAAAACAACAGCGATTGAAAAGAATCAAGCAGTTAGTTCCGGGGTTTCTGGAAGTTACATAGAAGGTTTAATAAAACTAGATAATAAGATAGTAATATTATTAGATCTTTCAAGAGTTCTTACTGAGGAAGAATCCGAGAGTATTTTTTAG
- a CDS encoding DUF342 domain-containing protein, which translates to MGKIVFKDENLEKVLNKASLKLNIPSNELNYKVINEKHGIFKKSIEIEVEVAEESQVELVETAKEDKKVISEFDGAVWIENGVIHVRDPKENGKPAEMFVSNYLECFVDGKEVSGRTRVFENNKIEFVIGEQKSKRNIDIKIDHDAMEAKISISYIPEIKYAIKDAEATTMLEVQLEEKETQFPPKFSVDDIKTILHEKNVVFGLIEENIKEASTLETVEGMEVAKGIPVKDDIPDELKIYFSESNQSRGEDDLSRVDYKNFYSIANIKTDEVLAEIIKGEEGANGTNIFGKELKRKVAGKLNIKTGEGCKLEDDKIIATTDGRPCLKSGIFQVNKVLMQDIDVDMKSGNISFIGDIHIKGEVKDGMRVDAGNTLIVERNVSTSTLVARGDILIKGNSIGSTIIAGGDNTVVVNEMTLLNGIKEDLCALIEAVVQVKERNLFGKGLKDGEIIRLLLDKKFKRLLTKSIIYLRDTSKEELQNDKLKFFLKNNVFGLGATNIKSHTELYNIIDLIDSKNEILKSQVKLPVNLTLAYAQDCKIQASGDVIFTGSGSYLSHVEALGEIHFKGNNSVVRGGVIKSEKEIRCKIVGSEGGGKTQLITGKKGHIYADIAYIGTCLLFGLREYVFEEDSKNVHAYLDEDNELIVEKFVL; encoded by the coding sequence ATGGGTAAAATTGTATTTAAGGATGAAAATTTGGAAAAAGTTTTAAACAAAGCAAGTTTAAAATTAAATATACCTAGTAATGAGTTGAATTATAAGGTTATTAATGAAAAACATGGTATATTTAAAAAAAGTATCGAAATTGAAGTTGAAGTTGCAGAGGAATCTCAAGTTGAGCTAGTTGAAACAGCAAAAGAAGATAAAAAAGTTATATCAGAATTTGATGGAGCTGTTTGGATTGAGAATGGAGTAATTCATGTTAGAGATCCTAAGGAAAACGGAAAGCCAGCTGAAATGTTTGTTTCGAACTATTTAGAGTGTTTTGTTGATGGAAAAGAAGTTTCAGGAAGAACTAGGGTTTTTGAAAATAACAAAATTGAATTTGTTATTGGTGAACAAAAATCAAAAAGAAATATTGATATAAAAATAGATCACGATGCAATGGAAGCTAAAATATCCATAAGTTATATACCCGAAATTAAGTATGCCATAAAAGATGCAGAAGCAACAACAATGCTTGAAGTTCAACTGGAAGAAAAAGAAACACAATTTCCACCTAAGTTTTCAGTTGATGATATTAAGACAATTTTACATGAGAAGAATGTCGTATTTGGATTGATCGAAGAGAATATCAAAGAAGCTTCAACGTTAGAGACGGTTGAAGGAATGGAAGTTGCTAAAGGTATTCCAGTTAAAGATGATATTCCAGATGAACTTAAAATTTATTTTAGTGAAAGCAATCAATCTAGGGGAGAAGATGATTTATCTAGGGTTGATTATAAGAATTTTTATTCTATTGCAAATATAAAAACAGACGAAGTTTTAGCTGAGATAATTAAAGGGGAAGAAGGAGCTAACGGAACTAATATATTTGGAAAAGAATTAAAAAGAAAAGTTGCAGGTAAATTAAATATAAAGACAGGTGAAGGTTGTAAGCTTGAAGATGATAAGATAATAGCTACAACTGATGGAAGACCTTGTTTGAAATCAGGTATTTTCCAGGTGAATAAAGTTTTAATGCAAGATATAGATGTTGATATGAAAAGCGGAAATATAAGCTTTATTGGAGATATCCATATTAAAGGGGAAGTAAAGGATGGAATGAGGGTAGATGCAGGAAATACCCTTATTGTAGAGAGAAATGTAAGCACCTCTACCTTAGTTGCAAGAGGCGATATTCTTATAAAGGGGAATTCTATAGGAAGTACTATAATTGCTGGTGGAGATAATACTGTTGTAGTGAATGAAATGACTTTATTAAATGGAATAAAAGAAGATTTATGTGCACTTATTGAAGCAGTTGTCCAAGTAAAAGAAAGAAACTTATTTGGAAAAGGTTTGAAAGATGGAGAAATAATTAGACTTCTTTTAGATAAAAAATTCAAAAGATTATTAACAAAAAGTATTATTTACCTTAGAGATACTAGCAAGGAAGAACTTCAAAATGATAAACTAAAATTCTTCTTAAAGAATAATGTTTTTGGTCTTGGAGCGACTAACATAAAAAGCCATACTGAATTATATAACATAATTGATCTAATTGATTCGAAAAATGAAATTCTAAAATCTCAAGTTAAGCTTCCAGTGAATTTAACATTGGCATATGCTCAAGATTGTAAGATACAAGCATCAGGTGACGTAATATTTACTGGATCAGGATCCTATCTTTCACATGTTGAAGCATTGGGGGAAATTCATTTTAAAGGTAATAATTCAGTAGTGAGAGGAGGAGTTATAAAATCTGAAAAAGAGATACGATGTAAAATTGTCGGATCTGAAGGAGGAGGAAAAACTCAGCTTATTACAGGGAAAAAGGGACATATATATGCTGATATAGCATATATAGGTACATGTCTTCTTTTTGGTTTAAGAGAATATGTTTTCGAAGAAGATTCAAAAAATGTACATGCTTATTTAGATGAAGATAATGAACTAATAGTTGAAAAGTTTGTGTTGTAG
- a CDS encoding aminotransferase class IV, with protein MAIAQNYYIENEKVRESKVYHEENEGVVIYEVLRIIKGIPLFLEEHLKRMDNSFKLINKVNPYDSEKIKKSIEKLVEVNQVYEGNVKITVEIMEKEDVLRVYFIPHSYPTKEQYENGVKTILYFGERENPNAKIVNNNFRNEVNEKIKDAEAYEAILVDRNGYITEGSRSNIFMIRGDEVLTSPIKDVLPGVTRGEIIELCKANNLELKEEKVSYKDIENLDGLFITGTSPKILPISQVDSFRFKSNLNDIIKKLMECYENKIYDYIN; from the coding sequence ATGGCGATTGCACAAAATTATTATATTGAAAATGAAAAAGTAAGAGAATCAAAAGTATATCACGAAGAAAATGAAGGAGTGGTGATATATGAGGTTCTTAGGATAATTAAAGGCATTCCATTATTTTTAGAAGAACATTTAAAAAGAATGGATAATTCCTTTAAACTAATTAACAAAGTAAATCCATATGATTCTGAAAAAATAAAGAAATCTATTGAAAAGTTAGTAGAAGTAAATCAGGTATACGAAGGAAATGTAAAGATAACAGTTGAGATAATGGAGAAAGAAGATGTTTTAAGGGTGTATTTTATTCCTCATAGTTATCCAACAAAAGAACAATATGAAAATGGAGTAAAAACTATACTATACTTTGGAGAAAGAGAGAATCCTAACGCGAAAATTGTAAATAACAATTTCAGAAATGAAGTTAATGAGAAAATTAAAGATGCTGAAGCATATGAAGCTATATTAGTGGATAGAAATGGTTATATTACAGAGGGAAGTAGATCAAATATTTTTATGATAAGAGGGGATGAAGTTCTTACTTCCCCAATAAAAGATGTACTGCCAGGAGTAACTAGAGGTGAAATAATTGAGTTATGTAAAGCTAATAACTTAGAATTAAAAGAGGAAAAAGTAAGTTATAAGGATATCGAAAACTTAGATGGATTGTTTATTACTGGAACTTCCCCTAAGATATTACCTATTTCTCAAGTTGATAGCTTTAGATTTAAATCAAATTTAAATGATATCATTAAGAAATTGATGGAGTGTTACGAAAATAAAATATATGACTATATTAATTAA
- a CDS encoding HAD-IB family hydrolase: MIKLAIFDIDFTLTRRETLMELFRYVIKKDFKNIRYIPRAIYCGVMYGLKFYDEKRVKEGFLKFLDGVDEADLAIIVKDFYENRLTSILYADAINTIRKLKSEGYLIYLISASPEFYLNEFYNIKEVDKIIGTKFSFKEGKFIRRMDGANCKGEEKVRRLKEELSKEGLEVDFKNSIMYSDSMSDKPLFDLVGKPYLINYKKGHPDIEVLTWK, encoded by the coding sequence ATGATAAAATTAGCCATTTTCGATATAGATTTTACATTGACAAGGCGAGAGACATTGATGGAGCTGTTTAGGTATGTGATAAAAAAAGATTTTAAGAATATAAGATACATACCGAGGGCTATATATTGTGGAGTTATGTATGGATTAAAGTTTTATGATGAGAAAAGAGTTAAGGAAGGATTTTTAAAATTTCTTGATGGAGTTGATGAGGCTGATTTAGCTATAATAGTAAAAGATTTTTATGAAAATAGATTAACTAGTATATTATATGCAGATGCAATTAATACAATAAGAAAATTGAAAAGCGAAGGATATCTTATTTATTTAATTTCTGCATCACCAGAATTTTACTTAAATGAATTTTATAATATTAAGGAAGTTGATAAGATAATAGGAACAAAGTTTTCTTTTAAGGAAGGGAAATTCATTAGAAGAATGGATGGTGCTAATTGCAAAGGAGAAGAAAAGGTTAGAAGATTAAAAGAAGAACTATCAAAAGAAGGATTAGAAGTAGATTTTAAGAACAGTATTATGTATTCTGATTCAATGTCAGATAAACCATTGTTTGATTTAGTAGGTAAGCCGTATTTAATTAATTATAAAAAAGGGCATCCAGATATAGAAGTATTAACATGGAAATAG
- a CDS encoding DUF1292 domain-containing protein: MSDKELNKECGCGCEGHNHEHNHGEDCGCGHDHDHEEETLFVDFEDEEGNIVSFEVVDSFEYAGEEEAFKGSVYALVQDPNDNSVFLMKADTDESLVPVEDEAEFNSVAKFYQDLAE, encoded by the coding sequence ATGTCAGATAAAGAATTAAATAAAGAATGCGGTTGTGGCTGCGAAGGACATAATCATGAACATAATCATGGAGAAGACTGTGGATGTGGACACGACCACGACCATGAAGAAGAAACTCTATTTGTTGATTTTGAAGATGAAGAAGGAAATATAGTTTCATTTGAAGTAGTTGATAGCTTTGAATATGCTGGAGAAGAAGAAGCTTTTAAAGGAAGTGTATATGCTCTAGTACAAGATCCAAATGATAATTCAGTTTTCTTAATGAAGGCAGATACAGATGAATCATTAGTACCAGTTGAAGATGAAGCAGAATTTAATAGCGTAGCTAAATTTTATCAAGATTTAGCAGAATAA
- a CDS encoding tRNA 2-thiocytidine biosynthesis TtcA family protein: MSNIAGQGCEVLVPFNERKPLAEIERSLIKKYRKQIWRKFIKAVQDYKLVEEGDKIAVAISGGKDSMIMAKLFQELKRHGQMQFDLEFIVADPGYHENIKELLIDNCNYLGIPIQIFDSGIFDVVDRIAQDYPCYMCARMRRGSLYSKAKELGCNKLALGHHFNDVIETTMLNVLYAGNFKTMLPKLKSTNFEGIELIRPLYYIEEQYIQKFTQSSGIWPLNCACMVAAKKTGNKRYEIKELIENLKKNFNNVDKSIFKAAENVSMDAILGWEKEGVKHSFLEEFEE, from the coding sequence ATGAGTAATATTGCTGGGCAAGGTTGTGAGGTTTTAGTACCTTTTAATGAAAGAAAACCCTTGGCTGAAATAGAAAGAAGTTTAATAAAAAAATATAGAAAACAAATATGGCGTAAATTTATAAAGGCAGTTCAAGATTATAAGCTTGTGGAAGAGGGAGACAAGATAGCGGTAGCCATTTCCGGGGGGAAAGACTCTATGATAATGGCAAAACTTTTTCAGGAACTAAAAAGACATGGGCAAATGCAATTTGATTTAGAGTTTATAGTTGCGGATCCAGGGTATCATGAAAATATAAAGGAATTACTCATTGATAATTGCAATTACCTTGGGATTCCTATACAAATATTTGATTCGGGAATTTTTGATGTAGTAGATAGAATTGCTCAAGACTATCCATGTTATATGTGTGCAAGAATGAGAAGAGGCTCTTTATATTCAAAAGCAAAAGAATTAGGATGCAATAAGTTAGCATTAGGTCACCATTTTAATGATGTTATTGAGACTACTATGTTAAATGTGTTGTATGCTGGTAACTTTAAGACCATGCTTCCAAAACTTAAATCAACGAATTTTGAAGGTATAGAACTAATAAGACCACTTTATTATATAGAGGAACAATATATTCAAAAATTTACGCAAAGTTCTGGAATATGGCCACTTAATTGTGCTTGTATGGTTGCAGCAAAGAAAACAGGCAATAAGAGATATGAAATTAAAGAATTAATTGAAAATTTAAAAAAGAATTTTAATAATGTTGATAAATCAATATTTAAAGCTGCGGAGAATGTTTCTATGGATGCTATATTAGGATGGGAAAAAGAAGGGGTTAAGCATAGCTTTCTAGAAGAATTCGAAGAATAA
- a CDS encoding QueT transporter family protein, giving the protein MKIKRLVYSALIAAIYAALTYLIAPIAYGPIQFRISEIMVLLVLVDPFYIVGLTLGCFLANLLGPYGFMDITVGTLATFVAVILMSGTIKIMKDSKLGIIVASLWPTIINGVFIGYMLYYVVQAPLLLTMFQVGVGEFVVVTVVGVPIYLYLKEKNIFKRLGYRV; this is encoded by the coding sequence ATGAAAATAAAAAGATTAGTTTATTCCGCACTTATAGCAGCTATTTATGCTGCACTTACTTATCTAATAGCGCCAATAGCTTATGGACCTATACAATTTAGAATTTCAGAAATCATGGTTCTTTTGGTATTAGTAGATCCGTTTTATATAGTTGGTCTTACCTTAGGATGTTTTTTGGCTAATTTATTAGGGCCTTATGGATTTATGGACATAACAGTTGGTACTTTAGCTACTTTTGTAGCAGTTATATTAATGAGTGGAACTATTAAAATAATGAAAGATAGCAAGTTGGGAATAATTGTAGCATCTCTATGGCCAACAATTATTAATGGAGTTTTTATAGGATATATGCTCTATTATGTTGTGCAGGCTCCACTATTACTAACAATGTTCCAAGTTGGAGTAGGGGAGTTTGTTGTTGTAACTGTAGTTGGAGTTCCTATCTATTTATATTTAAAGGAAAAAAATATTTTTAAAAGACTTGGATATAGAGTATAG